One genomic region from Stutzerimonas decontaminans encodes:
- the rpmE gene encoding 50S ribosomal protein L31: MKADIHPNYVEIEATCSCGNVIKTRSTLGKNLSLDVCSECHPFYTGKQKVLDTGGRIDRFKQRFGVFGAK, translated from the coding sequence ATGAAAGCCGATATCCATCCTAATTACGTCGAAATCGAGGCCACCTGCAGCTGTGGCAACGTCATCAAGACCCGCTCCACGCTGGGCAAGAACCTGAGCCTCGACGTGTGCTCCGAGTGCCACCCGTTCTACACCGGCAAGCAGAAGGTGCTGGATACCGGCGGCCGTATCGATCGCTTCAAACAGCGTTTCGGTGTGTTCGGCGCCAAGTAA
- a CDS encoding primosomal protein N', translating to MSSSILRLALPSPLRRLFDYLPPIGIARAALLPGMRLRVPFGRREVIGILVEVTDQSEVPMEKLKPALELLDSKPPLPAPLFKLCLWTAQYYQHSLGDTLSWALPVLLRQGEPAEARQERYWRLVDGASPDDPRLARAPRQREALKAIAQHAHGLPHALLSKLQLNKDSLDLLLEKGLVRIESRRSRPSREHSGSWLLQAELTLNAQQRAAFEAVNAGLGGFQAFLLAGVTGSGKTEVYLQLIHRVLEAGKQALVLIPEINLGPQTLARFEQRFNARIALLHSNVNDRERLDAWLAARDGEADIIIGTRSALFTPMKNPGLIIIDEEHDASYKQQEGLRYHARDLALLRARQENLPILLGSATPSLESLHNAHSGRYALLKLTQRAGNAQSPRFMRLDVKSRPLDAGISGPLQQAIGQTLAAGQQVLVYLNRRGFAPTLLCHDCGWLSQCPRCDARMTLHQRHNELRCHHCGHVERPPRNCPDCGKVDLRPVGAGTERAEERLGILFPDYPVLRIDRDSTARKGAMEQMIGTINRGEPCLLVGTQMLAKGHHFPRVTLVAILDADGGLFSADFRASERMAQLIVQVAGRAGRADEPGKVIIQTHLADHPLLVQLTEQGYFAFAEQALSERRAAGLPPFSHLALLRAEAQKPGQAEAFLDDACSLAEQLLEQLQLNGVELLGPIPAPMERRAGRYRAQLLLQGNARASLHRLMGAWVPMLEQLPGGRAVRWSVDVDPIDLF from the coding sequence GTGTCTTCCAGCATTCTCCGCCTGGCGCTGCCCTCGCCCCTGCGCCGCCTGTTCGATTACTTGCCGCCGATTGGCATCGCGCGCGCCGCCCTGCTACCGGGCATGCGTCTGCGCGTACCGTTCGGCAGGCGCGAAGTGATCGGCATTCTGGTGGAGGTAACTGACCAGAGCGAGGTGCCGATGGAGAAGCTCAAGCCTGCTCTGGAACTGCTGGATAGCAAACCGCCCCTACCTGCCCCACTGTTCAAGCTTTGCCTGTGGACCGCGCAGTATTATCAGCACAGTCTTGGTGACACCCTCAGCTGGGCGCTGCCGGTGCTGCTGCGCCAGGGCGAACCCGCGGAGGCGCGCCAGGAGCGCTACTGGCGTTTGGTCGATGGCGCGAGCCCTGACGATCCGCGGTTGGCTCGTGCACCCAGGCAGCGCGAAGCGCTGAAGGCCATCGCCCAGCATGCCCACGGCTTGCCGCATGCACTGCTCAGCAAGTTGCAGTTGAACAAGGACAGCCTCGACCTGCTGCTGGAAAAGGGCTTGGTGCGTATAGAGTCCCGCCGCAGCAGACCGTCGCGCGAGCACAGCGGGAGCTGGCTGCTGCAGGCCGAGCTGACACTCAACGCGCAGCAACGTGCAGCGTTCGAGGCCGTCAACGCCGGCCTTGGTGGTTTTCAGGCGTTCCTTCTGGCGGGCGTGACCGGCAGCGGCAAGACAGAAGTCTATCTGCAGCTGATCCATCGCGTGCTCGAGGCTGGCAAGCAGGCGCTGGTGCTGATCCCGGAGATCAACCTCGGACCGCAGACGCTCGCCCGCTTCGAACAGCGCTTCAACGCACGGATCGCCCTGCTGCACTCCAATGTCAACGACCGTGAGCGGCTCGATGCCTGGCTCGCGGCCCGCGACGGCGAAGCTGACATCATCATCGGCACCCGCTCGGCGCTGTTCACGCCGATGAAGAATCCGGGACTGATCATCATCGACGAGGAGCACGACGCCTCCTATAAACAGCAGGAGGGCCTGCGCTATCACGCCCGCGACCTGGCCCTGCTGCGCGCACGCCAGGAAAATCTGCCGATCTTGCTCGGTTCCGCCACGCCGTCACTGGAAAGCCTGCACAACGCCCACAGCGGGCGCTACGCATTGCTCAAACTGACGCAACGCGCCGGCAACGCCCAGTCACCGCGATTCATGCGCCTGGATGTGAAGAGTCGCCCACTGGATGCCGGCATTTCCGGCCCACTGCAACAGGCCATCGGCCAAACGCTTGCGGCCGGCCAACAGGTGCTGGTCTACCTCAACCGGCGCGGCTTCGCCCCCACCCTGCTCTGCCACGACTGCGGCTGGCTCAGCCAATGCCCGCGTTGCGACGCACGAATGACGTTGCACCAACGCCACAACGAACTGCGCTGCCACCATTGCGGCCATGTCGAACGGCCCCCGCGCAATTGCCCGGACTGCGGGAAGGTGGACCTGCGCCCAGTGGGTGCCGGAACGGAACGTGCCGAGGAGCGCCTGGGCATCCTCTTTCCGGACTATCCGGTGCTGCGCATCGACCGTGACAGCACCGCACGCAAGGGTGCGATGGAGCAGATGATCGGCACCATCAACCGCGGCGAGCCCTGCCTGCTGGTCGGCACGCAGATGCTCGCCAAGGGCCACCATTTTCCGCGCGTCACGCTGGTGGCAATTCTCGATGCAGACGGAGGACTGTTTTCCGCGGACTTTCGCGCCAGCGAACGCATGGCCCAGCTCATCGTCCAGGTCGCCGGACGTGCTGGGCGGGCGGATGAACCGGGCAAGGTGATCATCCAGACGCACCTGGCCGACCACCCTCTGCTGGTACAGCTAACCGAGCAGGGCTACTTCGCCTTTGCCGAGCAGGCGCTGTCCGAACGCCGTGCAGCGGGGCTGCCACCTTTCAGCCATCTGGCGCTGCTACGCGCGGAAGCACAGAAACCCGGGCAGGCCGAAGCCTTCCTTGATGATGCCTGCAGCCTTGCCGAACAGCTGCTCGAGCAACTGCAACTCAACGGAGTCGAACTGCTCGGTCCGATACCTGCTCCGATGGAGCGGCGTGCCGGGCGCTATCGGGCTCAGTTGCTGTTGCAGGGCAACGCCAGGGCGTCCCTGCACCGCCTGATGGGCGCCTGGGTGCCCATGCTCGAACAGCTACCCGGTGGCCGCGCCGTACGCTGGAGTGTGGATGTCGATCCGATCGATCTGTTCTGA
- the argS gene encoding arginine--tRNA ligase: MKDSIRHLIQQALVRLTSEGVLPEGLTPAIQVENTKDKSHGDFASNIALMLAKPAGLKPRDLAEKLIAALPQDAQVSKVEIAGPGFLNFFQNSAALAERLETALADPQLAVRKVNATQRVVIDLSSPNLAKEMHVGHLRSTIIGDAVGRVLEFLGDEVIRQNHVGDWGTQFGMLLAYLEEKPAAAESELSDLEQFYRAAKQRFDESAEFADRARELVVKLQAGDAQCLSLWARFNDISLSHCQKIYDRLNVKLTPADVKGESAYNAELAGIVDALREKGLLTEDNGAQCVFLDEFKNAEGNPLPVIVQKAGGGYLYATTDLAAMRYRSQVLHADRALYFVDQRQALHFQMAFEVARRAGFVHEGMQLEHMGFGTMNGADGRPFKTRDGGTVKLIDLLDEAEQRAYALVKGKNPDLDETELRQIARAVGISAVKYADLSKHRTSDYRFNFELMLSFEGNTAPYLLYAYTRVASVFRKLGQGIDEISGQIQLQADQELALAAKLAQFGEVLNSVGEKGEPHLLCAYLYDLAGLFSSFYEHCPILSAEQEEQKQSRLRLAALTGKTLKQGLELLGLETLERM, from the coding sequence ATGAAAGACAGCATTCGCCACCTGATCCAGCAAGCCCTTGTTCGTCTGACTAGCGAAGGCGTGCTGCCCGAAGGGCTGACACCTGCTATCCAGGTGGAAAACACCAAGGACAAGAGTCACGGTGATTTCGCCAGCAATATCGCCCTCATGCTGGCCAAACCGGCCGGCCTGAAGCCGCGCGACCTGGCCGAGAAGTTGATCGCCGCGCTGCCGCAGGATGCGCAGGTCAGCAAAGTGGAAATCGCCGGGCCGGGCTTTCTGAATTTTTTCCAGAACAGCGCCGCACTCGCCGAGCGCCTCGAGACGGCCCTGGCCGACCCACAACTTGCGGTACGCAAGGTCAACGCCACGCAGCGCGTGGTGATCGATCTGTCGTCGCCGAACCTCGCCAAGGAGATGCACGTCGGCCATCTGCGCTCGACCATCATCGGCGATGCGGTCGGCCGCGTGCTGGAATTCCTCGGCGACGAGGTGATCCGGCAGAACCATGTCGGCGACTGGGGCACCCAGTTCGGCATGCTACTGGCCTACCTCGAGGAAAAGCCGGCCGCCGCGGAAAGCGAGCTGTCCGACCTGGAACAGTTCTATCGCGCCGCCAAACAGCGTTTCGACGAGTCCGCCGAGTTCGCCGACCGCGCCCGCGAACTGGTGGTCAAGCTGCAAGCCGGGGACGCACAGTGCCTAAGCCTGTGGGCGCGCTTCAACGACATATCCCTGTCGCACTGCCAGAAGATCTACGATCGCCTCAACGTCAAACTGACTCCTGCCGACGTGAAGGGTGAAAGCGCCTATAACGCTGAGCTGGCAGGCATCGTCGATGCGCTGCGCGAGAAGGGACTGCTCACCGAGGACAACGGCGCCCAATGCGTTTTCCTCGACGAATTCAAGAACGCCGAAGGCAATCCGTTGCCGGTAATCGTGCAAAAGGCCGGCGGCGGTTATCTCTATGCCACCACCGACCTGGCCGCCATGCGTTACCGCAGCCAGGTCCTGCATGCCGACCGCGCACTGTACTTCGTCGATCAGCGCCAGGCGCTGCACTTCCAGATGGCCTTCGAAGTGGCGCGCCGCGCCGGCTTCGTTCATGAAGGCATGCAACTGGAGCACATGGGCTTCGGCACCATGAACGGCGCCGACGGTCGCCCATTCAAGACTCGCGATGGCGGCACGGTGAAGCTGATCGACCTACTCGACGAAGCCGAGCAGCGCGCTTACGCCTTGGTTAAAGGCAAGAATCCGGACCTCGACGAAACCGAGCTGCGCCAGATCGCCCGCGCCGTTGGTATCAGCGCAGTCAAATACGCCGACCTGTCCAAGCACCGCACCAGCGATTACCGCTTCAACTTCGAGCTGATGCTGAGCTTCGAAGGCAACACCGCACCTTATCTGCTGTACGCCTACACCCGCGTGGCCAGTGTGTTCCGCAAGCTGGGTCAAGGCATCGACGAGATCAGCGGGCAGATTCAGCTGCAGGCCGACCAAGAGCTCGCCCTGGCTGCCAAGCTCGCGCAGTTCGGCGAGGTGCTCAACAGCGTTGGCGAAAAAGGCGAACCGCACCTACTGTGCGCGTACCTGTACGATCTGGCCGGGTTGTTCTCCAGCTTCTACGAACACTGCCCCATTCTCAGTGCCGAGCAGGAGGAACAGAAGCAGAGCCGTCTGCGCCTGGCCGCCCTGACCGGCAAGACCCTCAAGCAGGGCCTGGAACTTCTTGGCCTGGAAACTCTGGAGCGCATGTAA
- a CDS encoding SPOR domain-containing protein, whose product MAARKKAAPKRGASRYQAPAKQAVPGWVWLVCGLVIGGFIMFLMSLEPGGEEVKRTKEAPKTAIKEQPKRTPTSEQPPRPKYDFYTLLPESEVILPPEAKQPEPPAKPVTPEEAAKIDEARAQAALNGQVPPPPPTVAKAPVTQFFLQAGSFRQQAEADRVRAQIILLGQDVRVESVKVRDEPWYRVLVGPFGSREQLNAAQKTLAASGYKNLLLQQRQTR is encoded by the coding sequence GTGGCTGCAAGGAAGAAAGCCGCGCCCAAGCGGGGCGCCAGCCGTTATCAGGCGCCAGCCAAACAGGCCGTGCCGGGCTGGGTCTGGCTGGTCTGCGGCCTGGTGATCGGCGGCTTCATCATGTTTTTGATGAGCCTCGAGCCAGGCGGCGAAGAGGTCAAACGCACCAAGGAAGCCCCCAAGACGGCGATAAAGGAGCAGCCCAAGCGCACACCGACCAGCGAACAGCCGCCACGTCCGAAGTATGACTTCTATACGCTGCTGCCCGAGTCGGAAGTGATTCTGCCGCCGGAAGCCAAGCAGCCGGAGCCGCCCGCCAAGCCGGTAACGCCTGAGGAAGCGGCAAAGATCGACGAAGCCCGCGCGCAGGCCGCACTCAACGGCCAGGTGCCGCCGCCACCGCCCACCGTGGCCAAGGCACCGGTCACCCAATTCTTCCTGCAGGCCGGCTCGTTCCGCCAGCAGGCGGAGGCCGATCGGGTACGCGCGCAAATCATCCTGCTTGGCCAGGATGTGCGCGTGGAAAGCGTCAAGGTGCGCGACGAGCCCTGGTATCGCGTACTGGTCGGGCCCTTCGGCAGTCGCGAGCAACTGAACGCCGCGCAGAAGACGCTGGCCGCCAGCGGTTACAAGAATCTGCTGCTGCAACAGCGGCAAACGCGCTGA
- a CDS encoding CDP-6-deoxy-delta-3,4-glucoseen reductase — protein sequence MKVTLQPSGAVLDVRPGERFLDAARRLGYECPQSCRNGNCHICASLLVEGRVRQAGEVRDHGELLACLAEPLEDCVLLWDGVLAPGELPVRELSCQLSGYEEVGGDVVRLRLRLPAGRQPRYHAGQYLLLQREDGEWSAFSLASAPGSGRELELHVLAREESAIELLAFLRRQGFARIQMPFGDTHLAELPDGPLVLIAAGTGMAQMHSLIEYCRAAGFVHPVHLYWGVRRPEDFYQLPHWDEWQGMSNLHLHRVVSDVCGWEGRCGLLHEAIREDFSDLKPLHIYASGSPSMVYGTLDALVEAGMDPHQMRADVFAYAPREA from the coding sequence ATGAAAGTTACCTTGCAGCCATCCGGCGCCGTGCTCGACGTGCGGCCCGGCGAACGATTCCTCGACGCCGCCCGGCGTCTGGGCTACGAATGCCCGCAGAGCTGTCGCAACGGCAATTGCCATATCTGCGCTTCGCTGTTGGTCGAAGGACGTGTGCGGCAGGCCGGCGAAGTGCGCGATCACGGCGAGCTGCTCGCCTGCTTGGCCGAGCCGCTGGAAGACTGCGTGCTGCTCTGGGATGGCGTGCTGGCGCCCGGCGAACTGCCAGTGCGCGAGCTGAGCTGCCAGCTGAGCGGCTACGAAGAGGTCGGCGGCGATGTAGTGCGCCTGCGTCTGCGTCTGCCTGCCGGCCGACAGCCGCGCTATCACGCCGGCCAGTACCTGTTGCTGCAACGGGAGGATGGCGAGTGGTCGGCGTTTTCCCTCGCCTCGGCGCCCGGCAGTGGTCGAGAGCTCGAGCTGCATGTGCTGGCTCGCGAGGAGTCCGCTATCGAGCTACTGGCGTTCCTGCGGCGACAGGGCTTTGCCCGGATCCAAATGCCCTTCGGCGATACGCACCTGGCCGAGCTGCCGGACGGCCCGCTGGTGCTGATCGCCGCTGGCACCGGCATGGCGCAGATGCACAGCCTGATCGAATATTGCCGCGCCGCCGGCTTTGTCCATCCGGTGCATCTGTACTGGGGAGTTCGGCGGCCGGAAGACTTCTACCAGCTGCCGCATTGGGACGAGTGGCAGGGCATGAGCAATTTGCACCTGCATCGGGTGGTCAGCGATGTCTGCGGTTGGGAGGGGCGCTGCGGCCTGCTGCACGAAGCGATCCGTGAGGATTTCAGCGATCTCAAACCGCTGCATATCTATGCCAGCGGTTCGCCGTCGATGGTCTATGGCACGCTGGATGCGCTGGTGGAGGCAGGGATGGACCCGCATCAGATGCGCGCGGACGTCTTCGCCTACGCACCGCGTGAAGCCTGA
- the ubiD gene encoding 4-hydroxy-3-polyprenylbenzoate decarboxylase — protein MQYRDLRDFISGLEKRGELKRVTAAVSPVLEMTEICDRTLRKQGPALLFENPTGFDMPVLGNLFGTPQRVALGMGAEDVSELREIGKLLAFLKEPEPPKGLKDAWSKLPIYKKVISMAPKVLKDAPCQEVIIEGDDVDLGTIPVQHCWPGDAAPLITWGLTITKGPNKERQNLGIYRQQVIGRNKVIMRWLSHRGGALDFREWCEKYPDRPYPVAVALGADPATILGAVTPVPDTLSEYAFAGLLRGSRTELVKAIGSGLQVPAYAEIVLEGHIHPGEMADEGPYGDHTGYYNEVDRFPVFTVERITHRKNPIYHSTYTGRPPDEPAILGVALNEVFVPILQKQFPEIVDFYLPPEGCSYRMAVVTMKKQYPGHAKRVMLGVWSFLRQFMYTKFVIVTDDDINARDWNDVIWAITTRMDPKRDTVMIDNTPIDYLDFASPISGLGSKMGLDATHKWPGETNREWGRAIVQDSAVKQRVDELWSQLGID, from the coding sequence ATGCAGTATCGCGATCTGCGCGACTTTATCAGCGGCCTGGAAAAACGTGGTGAGCTCAAGCGCGTTACCGCCGCCGTTTCTCCTGTTCTGGAAATGACCGAAATCTGCGACCGAACGCTGCGCAAGCAAGGCCCGGCGCTGTTGTTCGAAAACCCTACCGGTTTCGACATGCCGGTGCTCGGCAACCTGTTTGGCACGCCACAGCGGGTTGCCCTCGGCATGGGCGCGGAAGACGTCTCCGAACTGCGTGAGATCGGCAAGCTGTTGGCGTTCCTCAAGGAGCCGGAGCCACCGAAGGGGCTGAAGGATGCCTGGAGCAAGCTGCCGATCTACAAGAAGGTCATCAGCATGGCACCCAAGGTGCTCAAGGATGCGCCCTGCCAGGAAGTGATCATCGAAGGCGATGACGTCGACCTGGGGACAATCCCCGTACAGCACTGCTGGCCGGGTGACGCGGCGCCGCTGATCACCTGGGGCCTGACCATCACCAAGGGGCCGAACAAGGAACGGCAGAACCTCGGCATCTACCGCCAGCAGGTTATCGGTCGCAATAAAGTGATCATGCGCTGGCTCAGCCATCGCGGCGGGGCGCTGGATTTTCGTGAGTGGTGCGAGAAGTACCCGGATCGCCCGTATCCGGTGGCAGTGGCCCTGGGTGCCGATCCGGCGACGATTCTCGGCGCGGTCACGCCGGTACCCGATACGCTCTCCGAATATGCCTTCGCCGGTCTTTTGCGTGGCTCGCGCACCGAACTGGTCAAGGCGATCGGCTCCGGTCTGCAGGTGCCGGCGTACGCGGAAATCGTCCTCGAGGGGCATATCCATCCGGGCGAGATGGCCGACGAGGGGCCTTACGGCGACCATACCGGCTACTACAACGAGGTCGACCGTTTTCCGGTGTTCACGGTCGAGCGCATTACCCATCGCAAGAATCCGATCTACCACAGCACCTATACCGGTCGACCGCCAGACGAGCCGGCGATTCTCGGCGTGGCGCTGAACGAGGTGTTCGTGCCGATCCTGCAGAAGCAGTTCCCGGAAATCGTCGACTTCTATCTGCCGCCGGAAGGCTGCTCCTACCGTATGGCTGTGGTGACGATGAAGAAGCAGTATCCCGGTCACGCCAAGCGGGTCATGCTGGGGGTGTGGAGCTTCCTGCGCCAGTTCATGTACACCAAGTTCGTCATCGTCACCGATGACGACATCAATGCCCGCGACTGGAACGACGTGATCTGGGCCATCACCACGCGCATGGATCCCAAACGCGACACGGTGATGATCGACAATACACCGATCGACTATCTGGATTTCGCCTCGCCAATCTCAGGGCTGGGCTCGAAGATGGGCCTGGATGCCACCCACAAATGGCCGGGCGAGACTAACCGCGAGTGGGGGCGAGCCATCGTCCAGGATTCGGCGGTGAAGCAGCGGGTCGATGAACTCTGGTCGCAGCTGGGTATCGACTGA